CGCCAGATGTGGCCAAGCGATTCGCGCGTCATCTGCAGCAGACCTCGGGCAATCCCCTTTCGCACCAGCGCTTCGGTCTACTCGCATTGGGCGATCGGCAATACGCGGCGTTCTGCGGATTCGGGATGTCGCTCGCGGAGCAGTTGCAGCGCCTCGGCGCTCAACCCCTGTTTCCCCCCATCACCATGGACGGCGAAGAGGATCAGGCCTGGCAGGACTGGAGCACGAACATTTCCAGTCAATGGGGTGCGGCCACGGAAAACGAAAGCGCTTCGGAAGAGGTCGCATTTGACTCCTGGACATTGGCAAAGCGCACGCATTGCAATCCGGGCAGCCTCGGAAATCCGCTTTTCAGGATCGAGCTGGAACCCAGTCATGGCTCGGCTGCGAGCTGGCAGCCCGGTGCACTGGTGGACATCTTGCCTCCACCGCCTGCAGACAGCTTATTGCCGCCACCTGCGCCACGCAGCTATTCCGTGGCCTCACTTCCTGAGGACGGACGCATCCAGCTCTGGGTGCGCCAGACTGTTCTGAACGCTCCAGCCAACGAAGAACCCACGCTCGGATTGGCTTCCGGCTGGCTCACCCGACATGCCAAGTTGGGCAGCAAGATTCAACTCCGGCTGGTCGAAAACCCGTCCTTCGCGCCTCACGACCACCCTGCACGGCCCGCCATTTTCATGGGCAACGGATCCGGTTATGCGGGCCTGCGCGCGCATCTGCTGCATCGCATGCGCAATGGACATTTCAACAACTGGGTCGTGTTCGGTGAGCGGCAGCATGCGTACGATGCTTGTGCACATGACGAGGTCAGTGCGTGGCAGTCGCGTGGTCACATCGAACGCGCCGACTTTGTCTACTCCCGCGACCCACACCCGAACCCGGAACTTCCTCGCCGCTATGTGCAGGACGCGCTGCGCGAGGCATCCGGCGCGCTGCAAGAGTGGCTGCAGTGCGGCGCCGTCATCTACGTCTGCGGGAGTTACGACGGAATGGCTACTGGCGTGGACACGGTACTGAGGGAACTGCTCGGTGAAACCGGCGTGGAGCAACTGATCGCTGAGGGTCGCTACCGCCGCGACGTCTATTGAGCCGTCGCCTGACAGCATTGCGTGGCACCATTGGAAACTTTCGAACGCCCCAAGAGGATCCCGATGCTGATCAACTGTGTTGTCTACGAAAACGGCTCCAAGCTGGCGGATATTCCTGTCGCTGAGATCAGCGAGTACGTTGCGCGCCCCGGCTGTTTTGCATGGGTGGCTCTGACGGATGCGACGCCGGATGAGCTCGACGAGATGCGCGAAGAATTTGGCCTGCACGAACTGGCCGTGGAAGATGCTCGTCACGGACATCAGCGGCCCAAGATCGAGGAGTATGGTCAGTCGCTGTTTGCGGTGATGCACTTGCTGGAGCCCGACTCCGATCACCCCGGCCAATTCAATCTGGGCGAGGTGGATGTCTTCGTCGGCCCGAACTACGTGCTGTCGGTGCGCAACCGCAGCAAGCAGGGCTTTCTGGGAGTTCGCGACCGTTGCGAGCGCGAGCCCGAGCTGCTTCGACACGGCGCAGGCTTCGTGCTCTACGCATTGATGGACGCCGTGGTGGATCGCTACTTTCCCATCATCGAGGCACTCGAATCGGAGCTCGAAGATGTCGAGCAGCAGATATTCACGCAACGTGCGGCCCGCGAAAGCATCAAGCATCTTTATGACCTGAAGCAGCGCGCGGTGGTCCTCAAGCATGCCGTCGCTCCGCTTCTGGAGGCGGTGAGCAAGCTCCACGGTGGACGTGTACCGCAAATCTGCGCCGAGTCCCAGGACTATTTCCGCGATGTCGCCGACCACCTGGTCCGCATCAACGGGCTCATTGACGGGATGCGCGACACCATCTCGACGGCCATGCAGGTCAATCTGGCCTTGGTGACCATCGACGAAAACGATGTCACCAAGAAACTGGCCGCGTGGGCCAGTATCTTTGCGATCAGCACCGCCTTTGTCGGCATATGGGGCATGAACTTCGAGCAGATGCCGGAGCTGAAGTGGCAATACGGTTACCCCGCCGCACTCCTGCTCATCATCGGCGTGTGCAGCTACGTCTACTACCGCTTCCGTCGCGCGGGCTGGCTGTAGCTCGGGTGGCCGATGTGGCTTGATACCGGAGAGGGCCATGCAATCCAGCTTGCCAGAATGAGCGAAGACGCAAGCGCAAAAAGCCGGTATCAAAAACTCGCCATGCAGTCGATGCCATGGGGCAGATCGCCGAAGCATTGGGTGGACAACAATTTCTGTCGGGTACGGCGTCTCCAGATGGCTTTGGGGGCCTGGCCCAACGCTTACACTTTGCCGGACTCCCCATAGCGATCCAAGGCTTTGCCCAACCCTGCGGCAGACGCCTGCGTTGACAACCAGACATGAAAACTCAAATGAACGCGCCGACGACCATCGCGCACCAAACCCTCAGTCGTGAGGACCTACGGGCACTTGCCCAGACGGGCAAAGGACAGGCCAACACCTTCGAAGGATGCTGCTTCGATGACTGCGACCTTCGAGAACTGGACTTGGCGGGAAGCATCTTTGTGGACTGCACATTCGCACGAGCACGGTTCGAGAAGGCGCTCATGTCGGGGACTCGGTGGGCGAGTTGCAGTGCACCGCAGGCACGTTTTGACATGGCCGATCTCACCGAGGCCAGCTTCGAGGGCGGCGACTACAACAACTCCTCCTGGGTGCGTGCACGGCTGTCGGCAACTTCTTTCCGCGATGTCAAATTGACGGGTGCCACGTTTCTGAACGCACAGACTCTGGGCCTGAATTTCAAGAGCTCGATCCTTGTGCACACGGACCTTCGCGGAGTCTCGTTCCGCAAGCAGCGTGTCGAAGGGCTCAACATGACGGGTGCCGATCTGGGCGGATGCAACTTCTCGTCAGCCGTGGTCGCTGGTGGGTCCTTGCAGGATGCCAACCTCAAAGGAGCGAATTTCAAAGGCGCCGATCTCTGCGCAACGGAACTGGGGCAGGTGACCGTTGGCGATCTGCAGCAGCACTTCAAAGGGTGCACCCTATCCACCGAACAAGCCGCAGCCATCATCAGTTCGCTGGGCGTGCAGGTGGTTTGATTTGCTGGACTCGTGTTTGGCCCGCGCTGCGTTGCGCTGAACCCGCCTGCCGAAAGGGCACGGCGCGCACGCATTGCTCCAGAATATCAGGACCTTGACGAGGGTATTGCACACTCGGCCCCTCTGTTTTCGACACTCTGATTCTTGCGATCGAACGATCCAAGCTTTAAGTTGAAGTGAGCTTCAAGTCAAGCAATGAACAGGAAATCACCATGAGCTTTGGGGATGATGAGCTGCTGCCCATTGGCACCATCGCGCAGCGCAGCGGCGTCAACGCGTCGGCGCTGCGTTACTACGAATCGCTGGGCTTGATCGAGTCCGTGCGCAGCCAGGCGGGGCATCGCCGCTATCGCCGCTCTGCTCTGCGCCGTGTGGCCTACATCGTGTTTGCGCAGCGGCTGGGGTTTCAACTGGAGGAAATCGCCGCGCAACTCGAAGGCCTGCCCAAGCACCATGCGCCCACGGGTGACGAGTGGAACAGCCTGTCGCAGACCTGGATCGACCGCGTCGACGAGCGCATCGCGGAGCTCACGCATCTGCGCCGAAGTCTGGAGAACTGCATTGGCTGCGGTTGCCTGTCGATGAAGGTGTGCAACGTATTCAACCGTGCGGACTTCATCGCCGAGAAAGGCGCCGGCCCACGCGTGTGGCTGGGGGACAGGCTGAAGCCCGTCGAGGACGGTGGATGACGCGACCGGAAACCTCGCCGGGCGCACGGCGGTTCAAAGCTTGCGCGCCAACAGCGCCCCGCCCACGGCCATGGGCAACAGCATCCACGCCACCAGCGACCAGCCACCCGCCTGGGCCAACGCGCCAGCGGAAAGGGGGCCCACCAACTGCCCCACATAGCTGCCCTGCATCATGAGGCCAATCGTCGGCGCGATCAATGCGGGGCTCGGGGCCACCCTCGGCGCAATGGCGGTCATGGCACCCGGGGCACCGCCCATCCCGCCGATCAGCGCCACCGCAAAACCGATGGCAACGCCCGGCGGCAGGTTCAGCCAGAACAGGCACGGAATGCAGATGACTGCAATGCTGAAGCAGCCAGAAATAATCCGGCGCGGCGGCATACCATGGCGCATCAACGTGCCAGAACAGAGGTTGCCCAGCACGTTCGCAGCCACGATGCCCGCGCTCACAAAGCCCGCCTGAATGGGCGACAGTCCCAGCAGATCCCGCAGCAGCAGCGGCAGAAATCCGGAAAAGGCAAAGTAGACAATCGCATAGAGCCCAAAGCAGATCGCGATGAGTTGCGCGCCGCGTGATCTGCCTACGCTGCGGATGGCGTCCCAGATGCTGTGCTGCTGCGTGCTTGCCGAGGCGACGGGAGGCAACGGCGGCAATGCCAGCAGCACCACCACCGCACATGCCATGGCCAACCCGGCATTGACATGCCAGATCGCCTGCCAGGACAGCGGTATGCCGAGCGAAGACACCAGCGTCGCCACAAACAGGACCAAGGCGATGCCGCTCGGAACCGCCGTGCTGGAAAACGCCATCGCCAGGTCTCGGTCCGCAGGCGACGCGAGACGCCCGACCACACTGGACGCACAGATCAGCAGCGTCACCACGGCAATGCCTTCAAGCACCCGCGATGCAAGCAACAGACCGACGCTGGGGGCGCTACCACCCACCCCGCTGGTCAATGCGATCACCACCAATCCCGCGACGAGGACCCTGCGTGCATCGACCCGCGCAATGAGCACGCCAAGCGGCATCGCCAGCACGGCGCCGACGATGGCGAGCGCCGAGATCACCTGCCCTGTCTGTCGCAGGTTCAAATGCAAAGGCGCGTCCTGCAGCAACGGCAAGGCGATGATGGCCTTGCCGATCTGAAACGCGGCGATCACCGCAACGAAAATCGCCAAAGCGATGTAGCGCCAAGGAGTTGGGGAGGGTGGTGTCATGCGAGCCAATCACGAAGTCATGAGCCAGTGCTCGGCGCTCGATACTGTTTCAGCCTGTTCTGAACAGCGCCGTCCCGCAGCGGATTGCCGCGTGATGCCTCTGGACTCGGGAATGACTGCAGTCTGATACTTGAAGTGCACTTCAAGTCAAGCGCCTTTGCAAGGAGGCTCGGAATCCCGAATCCCGCGTGCCAGAAATGCCAGTGAACAGAGCCGACTGTGCCGCTACGTCTTCCTGCGCACCATCACATGCGTGGCGCGCTCGCCCTGCACCACCTCATGCACCTTGTAGCCCAGCGCGCGCATGTCCAAGCCCTGCCACAGATTCTCGCCCGAGCCCAACAGGATGGGGCGCACGGCAAGGTGCAACTCGTCGATGAGCTGGGCCTGCAGAAACTGGCGCACGGTGGAAGCCCCACCGCCGATCCGAATGTCGCGCCCGCCTGCCACTGCTTTGGCTTGCGCCAGCGCCGACGCCACCCCGTCCGTGATGAAATGGAAATCCGTGCCTCCCTGCATGCGCAGCATGGGTCGCGCGTGATGCGTCAGCACAAACGCAGGCACGTGATAAGGCGGCTCGTCGCCCCACCACCCTTTCCATTGGTCATCGGGCCAGGGACCACGGATGGGGCCAAACATGTTGCGCCCCAGAATCCACGCACCGATGTTCTCGAAGGCCTGCTCGGCCATCTGGTTGTCGATGCCCGTTTCGCCGGTCTGCTGTCCGCCGATCATCTGTTGAAAAACCCGCGTGGGGAAGAACCATTCCATCAGCTCAGTTCCACCGACGCCCAGCGGGTTCTCCAGATCCTGAGAAGGACCGGCCGAGTAACCGTCGAGCGAAACACCGAAGCAGAGAACTTTGACTTTCATGGGTGCCTGCCTTTCATGGTCTCCAGATCAAGTGCATGTCGCCATCGACAAAGCCAACGCCAACATCGACCCCGACGTCTTGCGATTGGCGAAGAATCCAGACCTTCGTGCCATTCGCGATGCAGTCGCGTGTCAGCGCTTGACATGTTTCAAGCCTGCTTGCCACCATGAAGATATGTACCACGCCTTTTGGGCCAGCCCAAAAAACCATCACTGACTATATCGACCCTGCCGAGCGCAAGAGGGCCGAGCAGGCCAGTCAAATGAAGCGTGGGGGCGCTGCGGGAAATCGCACTCGGAACACAGGCAACCGCATCCCACTCATCTCACAAACTCCGCCGGTCTTTCCGCCGCCAACAACTCAAGCAGAGATGCCACACTTTCCATGCGCTCGATGGACTCGACCTGCTGGATGATCTGCTCCATCGCGGAGGGTGCCAGGCAGCCCGCCGCGACATTGCGGAACTTCTGCTCCACTTCGTAGGCCGACAGCGGATTCTCGGGACTTCCACGGCGATGCAATATCTCGTGATGCAGGCGCTTGCCGTCGCGCGTTGTGATTTCAACGCGTGCGGCATGACGATACGCGGCTCCCATGGCGTTGATTCCCGGATCCGCGCTGGCCTCGATGCGTTGGATGAACGCAAGAATGGCGGGGTCGGCCAGCCGGTCTTCGTCGTATTGCGCGACGAAGGCGACTCCATCGAGCGCGATCACGGCAAGCCCAAAAAACAGGTTCATCTGTGCGGCGGTCACGCCCTGGGCCTGATAGGGCCAGGCGCAGTGCACATAGGTCATGTGGCTCACACCGACTCGCACCAGAGCGATATCCGTCGCATCGAGCGCGTGGGAATCCATCAGCTCACGCAAGGCATCCATGGCCGCGTGAATGCTGGTCACACTGGCGTGCGGCTTGTAGCCGACCTTCTCGATCTCCCATTCGTGCCCAAGTCCCTGTGTCAACCGGTCCGCGTTGGGCTGATCGCTGTAGCTCGACAGGTAGCCACCATAGGCTGCCTCCAGCACATTGCCGATGCCCGTGAAGCCGCGTTGCGCCAACTGTGCGGCATACACGCCGCTTTGCGCCGCTCGTCCCGCGTGCAATCGCTTGACCATGGCACCCTCCTGCGCCGCCATCAGCCCGCCGGCTTGCGATCCCGCGATGCCCAAGGCATGTTGCATCTGCCGGGCATCCAACCCCAGCATCCAGCCAGCGGTGGCTGTGGCGACAAACACACCGGAGGTCCCCTGGGGATGAAAACCGCGAAAGAACAGATTCATCGTGGCCGCATTGCCGACGCGGATGCCCAGTTCGTAACCGCAGGCCAGCGCCGTCAAAAACTGCTTTCCGCTGCATGCACTGCCGCGGGCTTGCGCCAATGCGGCTGCCACCGGCAAGGCGATGGAGCCCGGATGCAGGATCGACTCCTTGTGGATGTCGTCGAGTTCGAAAGCGTGCCCTGCCGTGCCGTTGACCAGCACGGCACCCGCCGCCGATGTCGCGCGTCCCGTGCCGAACAGTGCCGACACGGGCGTCGCCTGCTCCGCCTCCACCATGGCCTGCACCTGCTGAGTCCACGGCAGAGTCATGCCGTAGAGGCAGCAACCGATGCTGTCCAGAAGACTTGTCTTCAACCGCGCAACCGCTGCGGCAGACAGATCGTCGAAGCGCATGTCCGCTGCAAACGCCGCCAGCGTTGCGGTGGCCCCTTCGAGCAAGGGCTCTTCATTCGAATCACGCATGTGGTCTCTCGCAAGTGAGATAAGTCGCTGAGCCAATCCGCTCCATCAAGCACCGAGGCGATAGACCTTCGCGGCCGTTTCCTTGAATAGCCAGTGCTTGTCCTCCGCGCTCGCTCCCGCCGCCAGTCGCTTGAAGGCATTCCAGACCACGCCATATCCTGCGGCGCTGCGGTCTACGGGAAAATTGCTTTCAAACATGCAGCGCTCAGGTCCAAAGGCCTCGATCACCGGATCGAACCAAGGTCGCCAGGCATCGGCCAATATCTGCGACGATGGTGGCTGTGCGCGCTGGGCAAAGCCATAGCCGAAAACCGCTGTGCCCAGACCGCCCAGCTTCACGACCACATTGGGGCACTCGGCCAGATGCCTCAGCCACGGCAGCCATTCCAAGCGCGCCCTGTCCGCCCTGCCCTCGTAGTCTGCTACGCCAAGCACGCCGCCGATATGGTCGAGCACCAACGTCGTTTCAGGAAACGCACTGGCCAAGTCCAACACTTCCCTGATCTGTGGGTGGTAGACCCATGCGTCGAAGCTCAGCCCATGCCGTGCCAGTTGCGCGTAACCCGCGCGAAACGCCGCATCGCCATACAGGCCCTGCATCGCGCGGGGCAGCACGCCGTGCTTGAAGGTTGGATGGAAAGCGCCGCTGTTGCGAATGCCGCGAAAACGGCCATCACCGGCAGCCACCTGAGCGGCCAGCACCTCACTCACCGCCTCGCCCAAACGCAGGTCGGCATAACCCACGATGCCTGCGGCGATCCGGGTGTTCTTCTGCCGCTGATTCGCGTCCTTGGTAATGGCCACTACGGATTCGGTTTCTCCCACGGGCTGCAACGCAACGGAGCCCTGCTTGCGATAACTCCAGCCGCATTGCACATAGACCGTGGATTCGATGCGATGCCCCGCACCATCTTCCAGCAGCTCGTCGGGGAAGTAGCCGCCCCAGTGTTCGGAGAAATGGTGGTGCGCATCGATGATCGGGAGATCCGGCTCCAGCACCTCTTCACGGCTTGCCTTGAGCCATTCTGCCGACGGCTGCTGGTGTTCGATGAGCAGCAGATCGGTAGCAACGTTTTCAGTGGTTCGCATGATCTTTCAAACTCCCAGATAAGCCTTGCGCACAAATGGATCTTCGAGCAGTTCGCCGCCCTTGCCCGACTTGACCACCTCGCCATGCTCCAGTGCATAGGCGTTGTGCGCCAGTCGCAGCGCCAGCCGCGCGTTCTGCTCGACGAGCACGATGGACATGCCCGATTGATTCAGGCGGCGAATCGCATCGGCGATCTCGGCCACCACCTTGGGTGCAATGCCAAGCGACGGTTCATCCAGCATCAGCAAGCGCGGACGCGACATCAGCGCGCGACCTATCGCCACCATCTGCTGCTCTCCTCCCGAAAGCGAACCCGCCAATTGCGCACGCCGCTCCTGCACACGCGGGAAAAGCTCATAAATCATCTTCAGCGTTTCGGCCCGCTCGGCTTCCGACTTGACCGTGTGTGCACCGATCAGCAGGTTCTCCTGCACCGTCATGCGCGCAAACAGGCGTCTGCCCTCCGGCGACAGCGCAATGCCCTTGAGCACGCGCTGCTCCGTCGGCATGCGCTGCACCTCGTCGCCTTCCACGCGGATGCTGCCTGCGCTGCTGGCCACCAGTCCCGCGATCGCCTTCAGGGTGCTGCTCTTGCCCGCACCGTTGGAGCCGATGAGCGCCACGAGCTCGCCCTTGTT
The window above is part of the Diaphorobacter sp. HDW4B genome. Proteins encoded here:
- the corA gene encoding magnesium/cobalt transporter CorA — its product is MLINCVVYENGSKLADIPVAEISEYVARPGCFAWVALTDATPDELDEMREEFGLHELAVEDARHGHQRPKIEEYGQSLFAVMHLLEPDSDHPGQFNLGEVDVFVGPNYVLSVRNRSKQGFLGVRDRCEREPELLRHGAGFVLYALMDAVVDRYFPIIEALESELEDVEQQIFTQRAARESIKHLYDLKQRAVVLKHAVAPLLEAVSKLHGGRVPQICAESQDYFRDVADHLVRINGLIDGMRDTISTAMQVNLALVTIDENDVTKKLAAWASIFAISTAFVGIWGMNFEQMPELKWQYGYPAALLLIIGVCSYVYYRFRRAGWL
- a CDS encoding pentapeptide repeat-containing protein, producing the protein MNAPTTIAHQTLSREDLRALAQTGKGQANTFEGCCFDDCDLRELDLAGSIFVDCTFARARFEKALMSGTRWASCSAPQARFDMADLTEASFEGGDYNNSSWVRARLSATSFRDVKLTGATFLNAQTLGLNFKSSILVHTDLRGVSFRKQRVEGLNMTGADLGGCNFSSAVVAGGSLQDANLKGANFKGADLCATELGQVTVGDLQQHFKGCTLSTEQAAAIISSLGVQVV
- the soxR gene encoding redox-sensitive transcriptional activator SoxR — encoded protein: MSFGDDELLPIGTIAQRSGVNASALRYYESLGLIESVRSQAGHRRYRRSALRRVAYIVFAQRLGFQLEEIAAQLEGLPKHHAPTGDEWNSLSQTWIDRVDERIAELTHLRRSLENCIGCGCLSMKVCNVFNRADFIAEKGAGPRVWLGDRLKPVEDGG
- a CDS encoding MFS transporter, which encodes MTPPSPTPWRYIALAIFVAVIAAFQIGKAIIALPLLQDAPLHLNLRQTGQVISALAIVGAVLAMPLGVLIARVDARRVLVAGLVVIALTSGVGGSAPSVGLLLASRVLEGIAVVTLLICASSVVGRLASPADRDLAMAFSSTAVPSGIALVLFVATLVSSLGIPLSWQAIWHVNAGLAMACAVVVLLALPPLPPVASASTQQHSIWDAIRSVGRSRGAQLIAICFGLYAIVYFAFSGFLPLLLRDLLGLSPIQAGFVSAGIVAANVLGNLCSGTLMRHGMPPRRIISGCFSIAVICIPCLFWLNLPPGVAIGFAVALIGGMGGAPGAMTAIAPRVAPSPALIAPTIGLMMQGSYVGQLVGPLSAGALAQAGGWSLVAWMLLPMAVGGALLARKL
- a CDS encoding dihydrofolate reductase family protein encodes the protein MKVKVLCFGVSLDGYSAGPSQDLENPLGVGGTELMEWFFPTRVFQQMIGGQQTGETGIDNQMAEQAFENIGAWILGRNMFGPIRGPWPDDQWKGWWGDEPPYHVPAFVLTHHARPMLRMQGGTDFHFITDGVASALAQAKAVAGGRDIRIGGGASTVRQFLQAQLIDELHLAVRPILLGSGENLWQGLDMRALGYKVHEVVQGERATHVMVRRKT
- a CDS encoding MmgE/PrpD family protein; its protein translation is MRDSNEEPLLEGATATLAAFAADMRFDDLSAAAVARLKTSLLDSIGCCLYGMTLPWTQQVQAMVEAEQATPVSALFGTGRATSAAGAVLVNGTAGHAFELDDIHKESILHPGSIALPVAAALAQARGSACSGKQFLTALACGYELGIRVGNAATMNLFFRGFHPQGTSGVFVATATAGWMLGLDARQMQHALGIAGSQAGGLMAAQEGAMVKRLHAGRAAQSGVYAAQLAQRGFTGIGNVLEAAYGGYLSSYSDQPNADRLTQGLGHEWEIEKVGYKPHASVTSIHAAMDALRELMDSHALDATDIALVRVGVSHMTYVHCAWPYQAQGVTAAQMNLFFGLAVIALDGVAFVAQYDEDRLADPAILAFIQRIEASADPGINAMGAAYRHAARVEITTRDGKRLHHEILHRRGSPENPLSAYEVEQKFRNVAAGCLAPSAMEQIIQQVESIERMESVASLLELLAAERPAEFVR
- a CDS encoding amidohydrolase produces the protein MRTTENVATDLLLIEHQQPSAEWLKASREEVLEPDLPIIDAHHHFSEHWGGYFPDELLEDGAGHRIESTVYVQCGWSYRKQGSVALQPVGETESVVAITKDANQRQKNTRIAAGIVGYADLRLGEAVSEVLAAQVAAGDGRFRGIRNSGAFHPTFKHGVLPRAMQGLYGDAAFRAGYAQLARHGLSFDAWVYHPQIREVLDLASAFPETTLVLDHIGGVLGVADYEGRADRARLEWLPWLRHLAECPNVVVKLGGLGTAVFGYGFAQRAQPPSSQILADAWRPWFDPVIEAFGPERCMFESNFPVDRSAAGYGVVWNAFKRLAAGASAEDKHWLFKETAAKVYRLGA
- a CDS encoding ABC transporter ATP-binding protein, which gives rise to MPMLEVSNLCVHYGKLEAVRSVSFEVNKGELVALIGSNGAGKSSTLKAIAGLVASSAGSIRVEGDEVQRMPTEQRVLKGIALSPEGRRLFARMTVQENLLIGAHTVKSEAERAETLKMIYELFPRVQERRAQLAGSLSGGEQQMVAIGRALMSRPRLLMLDEPSLGIAPKVVAEIADAIRRLNQSGMSIVLVEQNARLALRLAHNAYALEHGEVVKSGKGGELLEDPFVRKAYLGV